The Arachis hypogaea cultivar Tifrunner chromosome 19, arahy.Tifrunner.gnm2.J5K5, whole genome shotgun sequence genome has a window encoding:
- the LOC112775666 gene encoding outer envelope pore protein 21, chloroplastic-like translates to METSLRYGGDSKALRIHAKEKLGFVYVALFWQVHGELDTRVGQASSLSAQIRHFYASLSATLGVGLRYDKHDKLRYTVREKKEGLVEIREDYIEDSHKGETKSASFIDALAPAEFEGILMSHPSIEDAAVVPQKDDVAGEVPVAFVVRSSNDPI, encoded by the exons ATGGAGACATCTCTGAGATATGGAGGAGATTCGAAAGCTCTAAGAATCCATGCGAAGGAGAAA TTGGGGTTTGTGTACGTGGCACTGTTCTGGCAGGTTCATGGAGAGCTTGATACCAGAGTCGGGCAAGCCAGTTCTCTGAGTGCCCAAATTAGACATTTCTACGCCTCG TTATCAGCAACACTTGGTGTTGGATTGCGCTATGATAAGCATGATAAGCTACGCTACACTGTGCGTGAAAAGAAG GAGGGTCTTGTGGAGATAAGGGAAGACTATATAGAAGATTCTCACAAAGGGGAAACTAAATCAG cATCTTTTATTGATGCATTGGCTCCGGCAGAATTTGAAGGAATTCTCATGAGCCACCCTTCTATTGAAGATGCAGCTGTTGTCCC GCAAAAAGATGATGTAGCTGGTGAAGTTCCAGTTGCTTTTGTGGTGAGGTCATCAAATGATCCTATTTGA